TTTTCCAGCCGTTGACTCCATCCTGAACACTTTCACTCATCGCCAGCCGGATAGCCTGGGTTCGCAACAGATCGAGCACTTTGTAACGAAGAGCACTGCCCTCTCGCTTCATATCCTCCACCCGGTCAAACAGATACCCTTGCAAAATGCTGCCCAGACGCTCTTCATTCAGATAACCCATGAACGCATTCATCGCAAATTGCATTAATCCGTTCATCTGGATGCCACTGATCGCCTTTAAGCCACTTTCACCCAAAAACATAATGGTCTCCGGCTTCACCAGCCATTCCTCTGCCTGCTTCAGACCATAGTCCAGTGCTTTGGCATCATATCCACGCTCACTCATCTGGATCGAAGCCCGTTCCAGAATCGGACCCAGATCGAAGGCCCCCGCTTGTGATTTGATCTCGCCCGCAACCAATGGAGCAATCTGCTCGAGCGGCAGGCCTGCAAGGATTCGTTTGCAGAGCGTATCAATCATGGTTTTGACTCCATCGTTGTGAAGTTCCCGTGTCATCGTATCCAGAACGATTTCTGCCGCCTTGAAACCCGCAATTTTCTCGGTGATGCTATCCTTGTTCAGCAAGTTGTTTTCCACTGCGGAAACAAGGCCTTCGGTCAATTTGTCCCGATTCTTGGGCAGCAATGCCGTATGGGGAATCGGAATACCCAGTGGATGACGGAACAACGCTGTTACGGCAAACCAGTCCGCTAGTCCACCTACCAAGCCCGCTTCAAATGAACCTACCAGCAGTTTGCCTACTACGCCGCCCTGAAACGGCAATGATGCGGCAAATCCCGCTCCCATAACAACAAGAGACCAAGCTGCTGCTTTTTTGGTTTGTTTAGGTTTAGCCATTGTATTCTTACTCCTTTATCGTTAATCACACGGGTTCAATGACACCCAACTTTCCCGTGCTCCTCTGTTCTTCATGTGATCCCTTCCATAGGAAAGCTTCTGTTTCCATATTTCGTATACTTCATCTTATCACCCGCACGCGTCAAAACCAAACCTCTGGCTGGCGAAAAAGGATAAAAGAGGGGTTTTTCCTATCGAAATGCTCGTATTCTTTCCCATTACCAAAAAGGTTTTAGTATAATCAATACAGACAGTCATCCATTTACGATTGGCTGCCGATCATCAGGGTAATTACATAATGAAATAATGAATGAATCAGAGGAGGAATTTCGGACCATGAAACATGTGCAGGACACAACGACACTTTATAACGGAGTCAAAATGCCTTGGCTGGGTTTTGGCGTATTCAAAGTTAAAGATGGAGAAGAAGTGGTTGAAGCCGTCAAAACGGCTATCCAGGCTGGTTATCGCAGTATTGATACAGCAAAAGCGTATAACAACGAAACGGGTGTAGCTCAAGGTATTCGTGAATCCGGAATCGCCCGCGAGGATCTGTTCATTACGACCAAAGTGTGGAACGGGGATCAAGGTTACGAATCCACACTGGCCGCTTTTGAAGCAAGTATGGAACGACTCGAACTGGAATATCTGGATCTCTATCTGATCCACTGGCCTGTCAAGGGCAAGTATAAGGATACCTGGAGAGCGCTGGAGAAGCTGCATAAGGAAGGACGCATCCGCGCCATTGGGGTGAGTAACTTCCAGATTCACCATCTGGAGGACCTGATGACCGATGCAACCATTAAACCTGCTGTGAATCAGGTGGAACTGCATCCGCTGTTGATCCAAACGGAGCTAAGGGAGTATTGCAACAAACATCAGATCCAGATTGAAGCATGGTCTCCACTGGGTCAGGGACATCTGCTGGAGCATCCGCTACTTCTGGAGATCGCTGCCAAGTACAGCAAGTCACCGGCACAGGTCATTCTACGTTGGGATCTGCAAAATGGTATTGTGACCATACCTAAATCCGTTACACCACAGCGCATTCGCGATAATGCGGACCTGTATGATTTTGAGTTGACCACGGAAGAAATCGAACGCATTAACCAATTGAACGAGAATAAACGCTTTGGTTCCGATCCGGACAACTTTAACTTCTAATTTCAATATATAATCACAGCTAGAAAACATCAAAAAATCCCGATCCGGATGCACACGCACCTGAATCGGGATTTTGCTTGTTAATTTATGGTTATATTAGCCTTTGGAAACCAGTTTGAAATCATCAAAATGGAAACCTGGTGCTACAACGCACGTTACCAGTACAGGCTCATCACCCAGCGGGCGTGCGGTTTGCCATACTCCGGCTGGAACGAGTACCTGCGGCGATTGACCCGCAGCAATATCCATACCCAGTACGAGCACTTCTTCATTTTCCGGGTTTTCTCCGTTGCCGCCCAATTTCAATTCAATCGGACTGCCGCTATGCCATAACCAAAGCTCATCAGACAAAACAGTATGCCATTCCGAGACTTCGTGCGAGTGCAGCAGGAAGTATGTCGAACTTGCCGAGAATCGAGGGCCTGAGTATGTATCCGGCAGTACGGATTGTGGAATTTGATACGATGCCTTCCATTCTTCCTTATACCAACCGCCTTCAACGTGTGGCTGCATATTCAATGCAGCAACGAGTGGCGATAATTCATGCGTCGTCATATTCTGTTTCCTTCCTTCCAAATCGAATTGGAGACACCCCTATCCAGAGGTTAGCCTCACTCCCCCTACTGTAAAACATGAATAGACTTTTGTCACCTTTACAGCCTATATTAGCTTTCCGAAAATCATTCCGCCCACATTCTATTCATTACGTCTGGTCGGACCCTCATTTAAATGATAGCGTTTACAACAAACTGGATTTTCCGTTATGATATGGATATTAACCGTAAATCAGCTGGCGCAGAGGAGAGACGTGTTATGAGTGTTATAGAGAATCGGATTGGTCCCAAATATCGAATTGGCGAGAGTTCATTCACCATTGAACACATGAGCAGACACAACGGGAACGCCATGCCACAGCCTCACGCACACCCTTTTTACGAACTGTATTATCTGCTTGAAGGAGAACGTGTCTATTCCATGAATGGTCAGCTTCTTACCGCCCGCAAAGGTGATTTGATCCTGATCAATCCCCATGATGTACATACGACGTCCAAAGGAAGCATTCCCGGCTTTGAACGAATTCTGATCGGGTTCTCGCCTTCTTTTGCCACCGGGATGGAGTTTGGAATATGCGGTCTGCTTCCCTTCGATCGTTCAAGGCTGCTGCACTTTCCTGATGCGGAGCAGCCTGAGATCGAACGAATGCTGTGGCAGATGCTGAAAGAATGCAAGGAGCGCCGACCTCATTATGAAATCGTGGTGAGAAGCCTGCTCGCCCAGATCCTGATTCAGATCCACCGGGTGCAAGAGAATACTCGGCAAACCTCTCCGGCTCCGCATCATCCCATGCAGGATAAGATCAGTGAGATCGTCACTTATGTGAACAATCATTATAATGAGCCCCTTACATTGGAAGAGGCCGCAGCGAGATTTTATATCAGTCCATCTTATCTTAGCCGAATGTTCAGCCGTTTTACGGGATTTCGCTTCAGCGAATATTTGCGTGTTACCCGGGTTCGGGAGGCACAGAGACGTTTATTGTCCACCCAAGAACGGGTGCAGCTGATTGCGGAGAAGGTAGGATTTGAGCATACAGCCCATTTTAATAAAACGTTTAAACAGGTGACCGGGACTACGCCGCTTCGCTATCGCAAAGAACATCGATAGATCTTCAAAGCGACTGGCGAAGCCGGACGTCTGTCATACGACAATCTGCCATGACATCGCGCGCCAGGATATGCCCGCGGTGATAAGATAAACCTATGCAACGTCGAACCCTTCTTACCTGCGGATGATTACACCACTTCTTACTTCAGGACCAACGGAGATTTGGCGCCCCTCTGTATCTGCATCACTTTCCCGGCATACGATCCCTGCCGATTCATGTCCTGTCACCATTAGGAGCCGACCGTCTGCGCCCACACCCTCAATCGATTCCAGCTCCGCACCCTTACACTGATGCAAATGAATTAACGATCCTTCGGTAATATGTGCGTTCATTTCGGCGATTCGCAGGTGCTTCGCATGAGCGCATTGCACCCCGTTACGAGCCGTCACCGTATATCCCTGAATGACCAGACCGTCCAGCGGCATTTCCGGCAGTCCACTCACCAATAACGCGGTTTCCGCTCCTGCACAGACTACATCCGATATCCGAATATCCCGGAACACCGGAGTCTCCTCACTAATCTCCTGAGTCAAGTCGCTACCGCGAGCTGATCCCTCCTGATTGGCATAGAAAAAGGAAAACGAGATAGCTTCCATTATGATATCTTTCATATAGATTCGCTCCACCTGAATATCTTCAACGACCCCGCCGCGCCCACGCGCACTTTTGAAGCGAAGCCCAATATCTGTTCCAATAAACGTACAGTCCGAGACACGCACATGCCGCACGCCACCGGACATTTCACTGCCAATGACAAAACCGCCATGACCGTGATACACGGTGCAATTGCGGATCGTAATATATTCCGAGGGCAGACCGAGTTCACGACCTTCTGCATCCTTGCCGGATTTCAGGCAGATCGCATCATCACCAACATCGAATACACTCTGCTCCACAACGACATGACGGCAGGATTCGATGTCCAGCCCATCCCCATTCTGGGAAAACCATGGATTCCGCACACTCACTTTACGAATCGTGACATGCTCGGATGCCCAGGGGTGCAGGTTCCATGCCGGCGAATTCTGGAACGTTGGGCCGTCCAAAAGCACTCGTTTACATTGACGCAAGCTGACCATGTTAGGACGCAAAAAGTCTCTGACTTCCTCATAAGCAGCCACGTCACACACTTGCTCCAGATGCAGACGATTCGCAATCGCACCGCCTTCAAGGGCAGAAGTCGATGGCCACCAAATGGCTTCATCTCCGTCAGCCTGCTCCACCACACCGCCCGAAGAAACCAGTCGATTCCACTGCGATGCAGTCATTTTGGATCGTTTCACCGGACGCCATGCCTCTCCACCGCCATCCCAAATCCCCTCACCCGTGATCGCAATATCCTCCAGCTGCTCACCATCAATGGGCGACTGACACCGCACTGCCTGCCAACCCTCGAAGCTGGACGCAATCAGGGGATATTGATCGAAATTACGGCTGAACGTAACCAGAGCACCCGCCTGAACATGAAGCTCAATTCGACTGCGAAGCACAATCGGCCCCGTTAACCAAACACCCTCCGGAATGACAATTCGACCTCCGCCCGCTTCTGCACAAGCTGCTATAGCCAGCCGGAACATCTCGGTATTATCCGTCAAGCCATCCCCTACCGCACCATAATCCGTAATCTGAAAATCCCGTGCCGGGATGACAGGTAAACTCACTTCATAAGCCTTCGTATCAAATTCTGTACCTTCTCCTGTGTCCAGTGGGGAGTAATATGTATTCATCGTTCAGAACATCCTCTCTACCTATAATTGGATCGGACTGTTTATACTATTGCATCACTTACTGGAAAGCGCATTCTCGCTCCATCATATCAATGCCATAGGGCATAGGGTTGAGCTTTTTTGCCATGTACGATTCAGAATTTGATGTTATTTGTTTTTATGATCAGAGTCATAAAGTAAACACCTCTTCCAGTATACTCTATACATCTATTCCAATGGTTGTAAAACAACTAGGAGAATGGATGCATTTTTCTGTCAGGATTCGTCATAAATAGGTTAGTAATATAACAAATATATAACATAATTACTGGCTATAGCCCTATAAAACCCATTACTTATGTCATGTTTTATCACAAACCAATTGCCTTTAGCAGGATGAGTATGTATGATTAAATAACTAGTTTCAATTTATTCCTTATAATTCCTTTTACACACAGACGCTGCAGAAAGGATGGGGTCTCTTGATTGAATTTAGGGGTGTCCAGAAACATTTTGGCCATTTTCATGTCCTCAAAGATATTCATCTTCACATTGAAGAAGGAGAAGTCGTTGTCATTATCGGCCCTTCCGGCTCAGGCAAAAGTACATTGCTCCGCTGCATCAATCGTCTGGAGACGATTACCGAAGGTGAACTTGTCGTCAGTGGTGTCCCTTTACATCAGAAAAAGGTGGACATCAACCTCTTCCGCCGTGATATCGGCATGGTATTTCAACACTTCAATCTCTACCCTCACAAAAAAGTCATCGATAACATTACTCTTGCACCCATGAAGGTGCGTAAACAACCCAAAGCACAGGCAGCCTCTACGGCGATGAAGTATTTGACCCGGGTAGGCATTGCCGACAAGGCAGACAGTTATCCTTCCCAGTTGTCCGGTGGACAGCAGCAGCGTGTAGCCATTGCAAGAGGTCTTGCCATGGAGCCCAAAATCATGCTTTTTGACGAACCCACCTCTGCACTGGACCCCGAAATGATCGGGGAAGTTCTGGATGTTATGAGGTCTCTTGCCCACAACGGGATGACGATGGTTGTCGTTACCCATGAGATGGGATTTGCGCGCGAGGTCGCAGACCGAGTCATATTTATGGATGAAGGCCGAATTGTGGAAGAAGCCTCCGCCGCTGAATTTTTCGACAACCCGAGAGAAGAACGGGCCAAGCAATTCCTGAGTCGTCTGATTCACCACTGAGAATAATCCATTTTGAAAGGGGTCTTTACCAAATGAAAAATGTATTAAAGTGGCCGTCGTTTATGCTTGTTTTGATTCTATCCCTTGTATTGTCCGGTTGTAGCACTGGAGAGGAAAGCAGCAGCGGTTCTGGTGGGAGTACCGAAGCCAAAGGCACCATTGAACAGATTAAAGAGCGCGGCAAGCTCATTGCCGGCGTGAAATATGATACCAAATTGTTCGGTTTGAAAGACCCCGCAAGCGGCGAAGTCGAAGGATTCGATATTGATATCGCCAAAGCACTTGCCAAACAGATTCTTGGAGACGAAACGAAGGTAGAACTGAAGGAAGTAACGTCCAAAACGCGCATTCCGATGCTGCAAAACGGCGACATTGATATCATCATCGCCACGATGACGATTACGGATGAACGTAAGGAACAAGTGGATTTCAGTGATGTCTATTTTGAAGCCGGGCAATCCCTGCTTGTGAAAAACGACAGCCCGATTACCGGTCTCGAAAGTCTCGGCGGTGTGAAGGTACTTGCCGTCAAAGGCTCGACTTCTGCGCAAAATATTCGGGAAAAAGCCCCGGATGCCGAGGTCCTCGAATACGACAATTATCAGGATGCCTTCACAGCCCTCAAAGCGGGTAAAGGCGAAGCATTGACGACCGATAACATTATCCTGATCGGCATGCAGCAGACCGATAACAACTTCAAGCTGGTTGGTGGCAATTTCACGAGCGAACCTTACGGCATGGCGATTCGCAAAGGCGACACTGCCTTCGTTGAAGAAGTAAACAGCCTGCTCAAAAGCATGAAGGACAGCGGAGAATATGATACGTTGCACGAGAAATGGCTGGGCAGCAAGCCCGAGTAACCCCGATTAATGATGGTTAAGCGGCGACCTCGCCTATGCTGTGCCATGCATGGATAGGACGCAATCGCCGCTTCTACCTCTGGAGAACGGAGGCTTCGCCTACATGGGCAAATTGGACTTCAGTATACTGATTAAACACTCGGATCGATTCCTGGAAGGGTTCCTCAACACCATCCAGGTGAGCATCATGGCCTTGATTGGCAGCTTTATTCTTGGTGCAATTATGGCTATCTTTCGGATATCCCCCATTAAACCGCTCAACTGGATCGGCACGGCTTTTGTGGAGTTTATCCGCAACATCCCGCTGCTGCTCGTCGTATTTTTCTTCTACCTTGGCTTGCCGGCACTCGGCATTTCATTGGATGGCTTCATCTCGGGTACACTCGGTCTGACCATCTATACGGCCGCTTTCATTGCCGAAGCAATCCGGGCGGGCATTCAGACAGTCCCCCGCGGGCAGTTAGAGGCGGCGAGATCTTCCGGTCTGTCCTACGTACAGGCCATGAACCTGATCATTTTGCCACAAGCGATCAAGATTGTATTGCCGTCCATTGGCAACCAGTTTATCAATTTGGTCAAAAACTCATCCATCCTCGCGGTCGTAGCGGGTATGGATCTGATGTATTTTGCCGATCTGATCAACTCGGATACATTCCTACCACTGAGCGTCTACACCATTGTTGCGCTATTCTACCTGGTGTTGACTTTACCGCTCAGCTTCCTGGTTCACTATATGGAGCGCCGTTTCGGACAAAGCGATGCTGACGCCAGCCGAACCAAAGGCAAACCAAAAAAGAACAAACCAACGGGTCAGGTCACCATGTAAAATTCGAACGATATTCTCTCTGTGTTTAGTACACCAGTTTAAGGTGCAACTCTACTATCTACTATGCTATGCAGCTAATTTTTCCAAATTATTTCATTTTCTGTCCGCACACAGAAGGAGGCCGATGATCCATGGACTTTAGCGGGGCCTACGCCTGGCCCAACCTTCGTTTCCTGCTGCACGGATTCCTGATCACTCTGCAAGTGGCAGGTTTGTCGATTGTATTCAGCTTTGTACTCGGCACCGTGCTTGGTACCGTTCGATACACCCGAATTCCGGTCCTGTCACAGATTGTGGCCGTCATCGTGGATACGATTCGGAATCTGCCGCTGCTGCTGATCATTTTCTTCATTCATATCGTACTTCCCCAGCTCGGGATCAAAATGTCTGTCTTCTGGTCCACGGTTGTTGGACTAAGTCTGTTCGAAGGCGCCATGATCGCAGAGATTGTCCGCAGCGGACTCAAATCGATAGAACGTGGTCAGGTGGAAGCCGCCCGTTCCTCGGGACTGAGCTACATGCAGACACTTGGCGGCATCATTATGCCTCAGGCTTTGCGGCGCATGTCGCCACCGATGGTGAGCCAGTTCATCTCCTTGCTGAAGGACACTTCACTGGCGATCATCATCTCCCTGCCAGAACTGATGCACAATGTGCAGATCCTTGGTGGGCAGAGCTTCGATTACGTCATCCCTGCCTTGCTGCTCGCAGCCGTATTATACTTCGTCATCAACTACACGTTGTCCATTGTGGCACGGCGGCTTGAAGCACGAATGACTTGATGCATGGAAGGAATAAGGCAAGAAGGAATATGAAACATGAAGTAACATGAAGTAACTTGAAGTAACTTGAAGCAACCTAGGCTTCATGGTTGATTAGATACGATGGAAATAGATATGAAGGAAAGAACCGAATTTGATAAAAAGAAGGAAAGCGTCCCAAAGACTCTAAATCCACGTATGCAGTGGACTTAGAGTTTTTTTGGGACCTACAGTTATGCTCATAAATTCACTAGGACTTCCCACCAATTTCTAACGAACTGAGGGAAGCTTATTTAGCCATTTGTGAGACTGTTTCTAATCTAACGAATCGTAGACGCTCTATTCCTCTGATTCACCCGCTTTTACCCGCTATTTCAGTGTTTTGAGGTGAAATAACTTCACTGAGATTCGTTACATTTTTCATATCAGCTGATATCCCCAAATTAGACGTCTCAGGTTCGTTAAAATTTACGCCCCAGTGATTCAATTAAAACTCACTCCCACTATTAATTCGCCCACAACCAGCTCATCCCCTAGATCGCTGCTCCGTTACGGCGTAGTTCCTTTTGCAGCACCGCTACCGACAGCTCCAACGGATCTAGCTTCATCTGAACAGCTAAAGCGGCTGCTGTTCCCGCAGCCTGCCCCGTAGCCATACAGCTTGGAGTCAGCCTTGTCGTTGCGTGAGCCTCATGTGTGGTGGAGATACAGCGTCCTGCCGCCAGCAGATTGCGAATATTGCGGGAAATCAGAGAGCGGTACGGAATATCGTATGCTCCGTCTCCTTCTATAAAAGCGGCTACGACGCCTTGACCGGAAGGATCATGAATATCAATCGGATAGCCACTTCTGGCGATTACATCGTCAAACTTTCGCCCTGCAACCACATCGTCCTTGGTCAACGCATAATGCCCGATGATTCGTCTGGATTCACGGATACCGATCTGCGGTGCTACCGCTGAGATGGAAGCCCTTTCGAAGCCAGGCACGTCGCGCTGCAGAAACTCAGCGATCATCAGCACCTGCTTCCGACCTTCCTGTTCCGCAGAAGTCAGATCCTCTGCATCTGTAGCATCCAGCCCCTGCACCCGGGTGCAGTTAATCAATACTTCATCTTCAGCCGGTCCGGTAAAAAATAATACCTGATCCCGATTAATCGGCACACCTGCTTTTTTCCATTGGGAATAGAAGCCGCTCACCCCGGTTAACGGAATACTGTCCAGTTCGGAGAAAGGGGTCTTGGCATAGAAATCCTCCGGGTGCTCCTGCATGTATTGTTTTACTCGTCCAAGGTCCACACCACGCATTCGGAATTTCATGGTCATCGGCTGTGATTGGTGATCGCCGTCTCGCCCCTTTGCAACAGAAGCGCCCGCAAGATAAGCCGCATCCGCATCACCGCTGGCATCCACGAATACGTTCGCTCTTAGCTCCATTCGCCCAGATTTATTCGTCAGACGTACCGCCTCTACCCGATCATCCACCATAACCACTTCATCCACGAAGCTGTGCAATAACAACCGGACACCCGCCTCCTGCAGCATTTCTGCCGCTACCACCTGATAGATCGCCGGATGGTAAGGCGTAACCGTATGAACAAATCCAACCGTATCCCGAAGATGCCCCGGAGAGCCGCCACGTGCCTGCAGTCGGTCAACGATTTCCTGGGCGATGCCTCGAATCACCTGCTCACCACTCTCCGT
Above is a window of Paenibacillus sp. E222 DNA encoding:
- a CDS encoding DUF445 domain-containing protein; translation: MAKPKQTKKAAAWSLVVMGAGFAASLPFQGGVVGKLLVGSFEAGLVGGLADWFAVTALFRHPLGIPIPHTALLPKNRDKLTEGLVSAVENNLLNKDSITEKIAGFKAAEIVLDTMTRELHNDGVKTMIDTLCKRILAGLPLEQIAPLVAGEIKSQAGAFDLGPILERASIQMSERGYDAKALDYGLKQAEEWLVKPETIMFLGESGLKAISGIQMNGLMQFAMNAFMGYLNEERLGSILQGYLFDRVEDMKREGSALRYKVLDLLRTQAIRLAMSESVQDGVNGWKNNMLDGWNAEETVLNKLIELRDKALTAMEDGQYVDTFALPAIERVLSDLRSDDTLLAGLNAKIVQGVTTLLEKNHSKIGNLVRENVNKMDNASLISLIEDKVGQDLQWIRINGAVTGFIIGIVLTALRMVLE
- a CDS encoding aldo/keto reductase — its product is MKHVQDTTTLYNGVKMPWLGFGVFKVKDGEEVVEAVKTAIQAGYRSIDTAKAYNNETGVAQGIRESGIAREDLFITTKVWNGDQGYESTLAAFEASMERLELEYLDLYLIHWPVKGKYKDTWRALEKLHKEGRIRAIGVSNFQIHHLEDLMTDATIKPAVNQVELHPLLIQTELREYCNKHQIQIEAWSPLGQGHLLEHPLLLEIAAKYSKSPAQVILRWDLQNGIVTIPKSVTPQRIRDNADLYDFELTTEEIERINQLNENKRFGSDPDNFNF
- a CDS encoding cupin domain-containing protein, which translates into the protein MTTHELSPLVAALNMQPHVEGGWYKEEWKASYQIPQSVLPDTYSGPRFSASSTYFLLHSHEVSEWHTVLSDELWLWHSGSPIELKLGGNGENPENEEVLVLGMDIAAGQSPQVLVPAGVWQTARPLGDEPVLVTCVVAPGFHFDDFKLVSKG
- a CDS encoding AraC family transcriptional regulator, giving the protein MSVIENRIGPKYRIGESSFTIEHMSRHNGNAMPQPHAHPFYELYYLLEGERVYSMNGQLLTARKGDLILINPHDVHTTSKGSIPGFERILIGFSPSFATGMEFGICGLLPFDRSRLLHFPDAEQPEIERMLWQMLKECKERRPHYEIVVRSLLAQILIQIHRVQENTRQTSPAPHHPMQDKISEIVTYVNNHYNEPLTLEEAAARFYISPSYLSRMFSRFTGFRFSEYLRVTRVREAQRRLLSTQERVQLIAEKVGFEHTAHFNKTFKQVTGTTPLRYRKEHR
- a CDS encoding glycoside hydrolase family 28 protein, with the protein product MNTYYSPLDTGEGTEFDTKAYEVSLPVIPARDFQITDYGAVGDGLTDNTEMFRLAIAACAEAGGGRIVIPEGVWLTGPIVLRSRIELHVQAGALVTFSRNFDQYPLIASSFEGWQAVRCQSPIDGEQLEDIAITGEGIWDGGGEAWRPVKRSKMTASQWNRLVSSGGVVEQADGDEAIWWPSTSALEGGAIANRLHLEQVCDVAAYEEVRDFLRPNMVSLRQCKRVLLDGPTFQNSPAWNLHPWASEHVTIRKVSVRNPWFSQNGDGLDIESCRHVVVEQSVFDVGDDAICLKSGKDAEGRELGLPSEYITIRNCTVYHGHGGFVIGSEMSGGVRHVRVSDCTFIGTDIGLRFKSARGRGGVVEDIQVERIYMKDIIMEAISFSFFYANQEGSARGSDLTQEISEETPVFRDIRISDVVCAGAETALLVSGLPEMPLDGLVIQGYTVTARNGVQCAHAKHLRIAEMNAHITEGSLIHLHQCKGAELESIEGVGADGRLLMVTGHESAGIVCRESDADTEGRQISVGPEVRSGVIIRR
- a CDS encoding amino acid ABC transporter ATP-binding protein → MIEFRGVQKHFGHFHVLKDIHLHIEEGEVVVIIGPSGSGKSTLLRCINRLETITEGELVVSGVPLHQKKVDINLFRRDIGMVFQHFNLYPHKKVIDNITLAPMKVRKQPKAQAASTAMKYLTRVGIADKADSYPSQLSGGQQQRVAIARGLAMEPKIMLFDEPTSALDPEMIGEVLDVMRSLAHNGMTMVVVTHEMGFAREVADRVIFMDEGRIVEEASAAEFFDNPREERAKQFLSRLIHH
- a CDS encoding transporter substrate-binding domain-containing protein is translated as MKNVLKWPSFMLVLILSLVLSGCSTGEESSSGSGGSTEAKGTIEQIKERGKLIAGVKYDTKLFGLKDPASGEVEGFDIDIAKALAKQILGDETKVELKEVTSKTRIPMLQNGDIDIIIATMTITDERKEQVDFSDVYFEAGQSLLVKNDSPITGLESLGGVKVLAVKGSTSAQNIREKAPDAEVLEYDNYQDAFTALKAGKGEALTTDNIILIGMQQTDNNFKLVGGNFTSEPYGMAIRKGDTAFVEEVNSLLKSMKDSGEYDTLHEKWLGSKPE
- a CDS encoding amino acid ABC transporter permease; translated protein: MGKLDFSILIKHSDRFLEGFLNTIQVSIMALIGSFILGAIMAIFRISPIKPLNWIGTAFVEFIRNIPLLLVVFFFYLGLPALGISLDGFISGTLGLTIYTAAFIAEAIRAGIQTVPRGQLEAARSSGLSYVQAMNLIILPQAIKIVLPSIGNQFINLVKNSSILAVVAGMDLMYFADLINSDTFLPLSVYTIVALFYLVLTLPLSFLVHYMERRFGQSDADASRTKGKPKKNKPTGQVTM
- a CDS encoding amino acid ABC transporter permease; protein product: MDFSGAYAWPNLRFLLHGFLITLQVAGLSIVFSFVLGTVLGTVRYTRIPVLSQIVAVIVDTIRNLPLLLIIFFIHIVLPQLGIKMSVFWSTVVGLSLFEGAMIAEIVRSGLKSIERGQVEAARSSGLSYMQTLGGIIMPQALRRMSPPMVSQFISLLKDTSLAIIISLPELMHNVQILGGQSFDYVIPALLLAAVLYFVINYTLSIVARRLEARMT
- a CDS encoding FAD-dependent oxidoreductase — its product is MRLKREEADVVVVGGGPAGIAAAIAAGRQGVRVVLVERYGFVGGMSTAAMVYPWMTFHTESGEQVIRGIAQEIVDRLQARGGSPGHLRDTVGFVHTVTPYHPAIYQVVAAEMLQEAGVRLLLHSFVDEVVMVDDRVEAVRLTNKSGRMELRANVFVDASGDADAAYLAGASVAKGRDGDHQSQPMTMKFRMRGVDLGRVKQYMQEHPEDFYAKTPFSELDSIPLTGVSGFYSQWKKAGVPINRDQVLFFTGPAEDEVLINCTRVQGLDATDAEDLTSAEQEGRKQVLMIAEFLQRDVPGFERASISAVAPQIGIRESRRIIGHYALTKDDVVAGRKFDDVIARSGYPIDIHDPSGQGVVAAFIEGDGAYDIPYRSLISRNIRNLLAAGRCISTTHEAHATTRLTPSCMATGQAAGTAAALAVQMKLDPLELSVAVLQKELRRNGAAI